A genomic segment from Dermatobacter hominis encodes:
- a CDS encoding fasciclin domain-containing protein: protein MRRILITVTAALAVVLGGLASTAGAQDTSSQNIVQIAQSKPEFSTLVQAVTAAGLAETLSGPGPFTVFAPTNAAFEALPAGTLDTLLEDPTGQLANILKLHVVSGAVDSKAAIAAAGGTVDTLGGPVSVSLDGDTLMVGGAKVTTADITASNGIIHVIDAVITKPATSADASMPSGVDTGTDGLAADGPAGALVVVLAVLAGVALVGVGTSGVVLARARRRS, encoded by the coding sequence ATGCGTCGCATCCTGATCACCGTGACGGCCGCGCTCGCCGTCGTCCTGGGAGGGCTGGCGTCCACCGCCGGCGCCCAGGACACCTCGAGCCAGAACATCGTGCAGATCGCCCAGTCCAAGCCGGAGTTCTCCACCCTCGTGCAGGCGGTCACGGCGGCCGGTCTCGCCGAGACGCTGTCGGGCCCCGGCCCGTTCACCGTCTTCGCCCCGACCAACGCCGCCTTCGAGGCGCTGCCGGCCGGCACGCTCGACACCCTGCTCGAGGACCCGACGGGCCAGCTCGCCAACATCCTGAAGCTGCACGTCGTGTCGGGCGCCGTCGACTCCAAGGCCGCCATCGCCGCGGCGGGCGGCACCGTCGACACGCTCGGCGGTCCCGTGTCGGTCTCGCTCGACGGCGACACGCTCATGGTCGGCGGCGCGAAGGTCACCACCGCGGACATCACGGCGTCCAACGGCATCATCCACGTGATCGACGCCGTGATCACCAAGCCGGCGACCTCGGCCGACGCGTCGATGCCCTCGGGCGTCGACACCGGTACCGACGGCCTCGCCGCCGACGGCCCGGCCGGAGCGCTCGTGGTGGTCCTCGCGGTGCTGGCCGGCGTGGCCCTGGTCGGTGTCGGCACCTCGGGTGTCGTCCTTGCCCGGGCCCGCCGTCGCTCCTGA